In one Mycobacterium sp. NBC_00419 genomic region, the following are encoded:
- a CDS encoding cupin domain-containing protein has product MRLLITGVDADGKSCVVSNTEAEINSVAPGFAMGIPYATEASPPPPRRHGHADLIDQFIPPGHVRWMVVDYGPNSRTPVHHTDTLDLQTVLSGTIDLILDDGVHPLEAGDMVVMTGTDHAWKAGPDGCRVNAVLIGTPPPE; this is encoded by the coding sequence ATGCGCCTACTGATCACCGGAGTCGACGCCGACGGCAAGTCCTGCGTCGTCAGCAACACTGAGGCCGAGATCAACTCCGTCGCCCCGGGCTTCGCGATGGGCATCCCGTACGCCACCGAGGCCAGTCCGCCGCCACCACGACGGCACGGCCACGCCGACCTCATCGACCAGTTCATCCCGCCCGGCCACGTCCGCTGGATGGTCGTCGACTACGGCCCGAACTCTCGAACCCCGGTGCACCACACCGACACCCTCGACCTTCAAACCGTCCTCAGCGGAACCATCGACCTCATCCTCGACGACGGCGTCCACCCCCTCGAAGCGGGCGACATGGTCGTCATGACCGGCACCGATCACGCCTGGAAAGCCGGCCCCGACGGCTGCCGCGTCAACGCCGTCCTCATCGGCACACCCCCACCCGAGTAA